The DNA region ACACCAAACGCGGAAAAAGTCGCAAGCTCGATACGATATTCGCGGAGAGGTTCCAAGTGTACTCTACCGCGGTTGATTAGCGACTGAGCTCCTTTTAAAAATGGCGTGGACGACAGAGTGCTACCTGCAACTTGCAACAGCTATAGAAACTCTGCGGATATGCAAGTTGTGCCTTGGCACAGTTTCCAATTGTGGTAAAcgagaaattttatagattttctgCGTTACAGTAATGCCAAATTATTGGAACAAGTATTAATCAAATTTTCTTTGACTCttaacaaaatttgaatttctaaagtGGTTTTAATTATCGCGTAGATTATAGATCATTGTATCACAAAGAATTAAATGATGATAGTTACTCTTATAgatttttttcacttttttaagtaatatacttcttgctaattgtaatgaatcacatagaaaaattataccatataacctattctgatgtaaaattaagaaatgaaGTCTACAAAATCTTATTTTGCCTTTTTCTgtttaaacataaaatattttctcttattAAGAGACAAATGTgagtttttatataaattatattaggtTATACTAGagcttatacatatatatatatatattctgatTACtacaagtattttatatttttttgtatttgtgattaaaattacaaaaagctTGATATCATATGTAACCAAACAATGTTATTcctttacatataaaatatatttttgacatattaaaagaaatgaaatatttatctcaACGCGTATTTGTCAAATCAAATCAAATCTACTGACGATTCAGCCTTAAAGAATAATTTATCGTAGTACTACGAACGCGTCATAACGCGTGCACCAAGAAAGCCGCCACTGAACGTCGTGCTAAAAAACTCATTAAAATACTAAGCTCTACGTTcgaatataaaaatggaaacaaTGTCGAATCCTTATCCAAAAAAAATGCACGACACTTACGAGGatgaagaagaaaggaaacacTTTCAACGTATCGTCTCAGCTTTTAAGTATTACAAGTAAGTATATCATGAAAAATCGTTTTGTTTGATTGACTCTAATCCTCGAATCGATGTTTCGTTCTTATCTTTATTGCTCttattcttttgcttttttcatCGAACATAGTACTccggataactttatacgatatcgtTCAAAATTTTTCGATTATCATCAAAATTTCTTAATATCACTGCTTAACCTTCAACGATATGGCATtgagttatattttatttgcagtTTTCATAGTTATTCTACAATTATAggaataattttttacattacattGCTGTAATATAGTTTTTAAAAGTAAAGGTATCATAATTTGAGTATTTAGCAAGAAAAATGTATAGGTTTTCAATTATGATATGGCTATGTTTTTCAATTGCTGTCCTACTTAGATTAGTTTAATATTCATGATTGTATAACTATAACTTCATAATTGTGTAAAGCATGAAGCTTAAAATTTacgaatgtaataatattataaatattatttatatcaaaatcTTCTTTTTACAGAAATCATTCACTATTAAGGGTTAAGAAAACAGAATCATATTTGCTATCACTTCCAGCTCATCATCAGAAGCTTTTGTCAAAATATAGAGAACATCTGCAAGAAGTTAAAAGATGTATTGAAAATAATGATGAGATAATTAAGCTTATCATAAAGGATGTAGcacatatttttgaaaatgtgAGCCCAGCTACTGCACAGACTGACAGTGTAAGAAAAGTTCACCTGGTGTGTGGCATGTATATTCTGTTGTACAATATGATATGTTTTTAAAATTGTGACTAATTAATTCTATTAACCTTATTAAACATAAACACAATTGTGTTCATGCTGTcacatgatattttattttattcaaatcttaaaattcttaaaattatctTAAAATTATACCAATATAGCTTCTCATTAACTATTGAAGTTAATTTGACCATTAACACTCTTGAAGAAAACTTTCTGTATCTTATATATGAAGTTTTGTTACTATAACACTAATTGCctaggaagaaatattttacctATTTCTCTCATTCAAGCTtggattttttttatcattttaacaagcttctttttttataaaagtatattctattgtacaaaATATAGGTAGGTCTAATTGCAGACATTAAATCCTCGTCCAGTAATGGCTGATCAAGAAAAGGTTCAAGCAACCATTAAACAACTGGTTCGTGATTGGAGCGTGGAAGGTACCGAAGAACGAATGGCGTGTTATCAGCCTATTATAGATGAAATTATGAATCAATTTCCTGTAGATTATTGGTATGATCCCTTCAAACTTTCTGAACACATTACACATGAATAAAATGTTCCATCAAAATATATTCAGACATCTAGAATCTAGCTACAGTGGTGTAGTAAAACATAGTTCAGAAAAGTATGAAATGATAGGTAAATTTCCAGTACACCATCAGACGTGCAAATTCTAGTACCTGGAGCAGGTTTGGGAAGACTAGCATATGAAATTGCGAGACGTGGATATACTTGCCAAGGAAATGAATTTTCCCTTTTTATGCTCTTTGCTTCtcattttgtattaaataaGTAGGTAAAAGTTAAATGT from Bombus terrestris chromosome 14, iyBomTerr1.2, whole genome shotgun sequence includes:
- the LOC100649116 gene encoding carnosine N-methyltransferase isoform X2 encodes the protein METMSNPYPKKMHDTYEDEEERKHFQRIVSAFKYYKNHSLLRVKKTESYLLSLPAHHQKLLSKYREHLQEVKRCIENNDEIIKLIIKDVAHIFENVSPATAQTDSTLNPRPVMADQEKVQATIKQLVRDWSVEGTEERMACYQPIIDEIMNQFPVDYCTPSDVQILVPGAGLGRLAYEIARRGYTCQGNEFSLFMLFASHFVLNKCRGVNSYQVHPWVHQYMNNLKPEHQTQAVFFPDVNPSDLPENAQFSMAAGDFLEVYTEDNHWDCVATCFFIDCANNVVQFIETIYKILKPGGIWINLGPLLYHFSDMPMEDSIEPSYDVVRDVIHGFGFQLEKEETRVKTRYAQNVNSMLQCEYNSVYFVCRKPKRHIDNNVNYRNGTESNGMQEQEN
- the LOC100649116 gene encoding carnosine N-methyltransferase isoform X1, with translation METMSNPYPKKMHDTYEDEEERKHFQRIVSAFKYYKNHSLLRVKKTESYLLSLPAHHQKLLSKYREHLQEVKRCIENNDEIIKLIIKDVAHIFENVSPATAQTDSVRKVHLTLNPRPVMADQEKVQATIKQLVRDWSVEGTEERMACYQPIIDEIMNQFPVDYCTPSDVQILVPGAGLGRLAYEIARRGYTCQGNEFSLFMLFASHFVLNKCRGVNSYQVHPWVHQYMNNLKPEHQTQAVFFPDVNPSDLPENAQFSMAAGDFLEVYTEDNHWDCVATCFFIDCANNVVQFIETIYKILKPGGIWINLGPLLYHFSDMPMEDSIEPSYDVVRDVIHGFGFQLEKEETRVKTRYAQNVNSMLQCEYNSVYFVCRKPKRHIDNNVNYRNGTESNGMQEQEN
- the LOC100649116 gene encoding carnosine N-methyltransferase isoform X3, which encodes METMSNPYPKKMHDTYEDEEERKHFQRIVSAFKYYKNHSLLRVKKTESYLLSLPAHHQKLLSKYREHLQEVKRCIENNDEIIKLIIKDVAHIFENVSPATAQTDSVRKVHLTLNPRPVMADQEKVQATIKQLVRDWSVEGTEERMACYQPIIDEIMNQFPVDYCTPSDVQILVPGAGLGRLAYEIARRGYTCQGNEFSLFMLFASHFVLNKCRGVNSYQVHPWVHQYMNNLKPEHQTQAVFFPDVNPSDLPENAQFSMAAGDFLEVYTEDNHWDCVATCFFIDCANNVVQFIETIYKILKPGGIWINLGPLLYHFSDMPMEDSIEPSYDVVRDVIHGFGFQLENIFRRKKRA